The following proteins are co-located in the Anoplopoma fimbria isolate UVic2021 breed Golden Eagle Sablefish chromosome 18, Afim_UVic_2022, whole genome shotgun sequence genome:
- the dpf3 gene encoding zinc finger protein DPF3 isoform X3, with protein MATVIHNPLKSLGDQFYKEAIEHCRSYNARLCAERSVRMPFLDSQTGVAQNNCYIWMEKCHRQPGQAAGQMYTYPARCWRKKRRLHPPLDPQLRLCELRLEAELAPKREVPPGEATALEALLRGDSVLEKKNSICKEEETMLEIQRVLEAEENGDGLHDDEDFDQDTPKRKNRNRSKNRGSSRRRTEPVNLDDQDKPYVCDNKYKQKHNSKKAEEVCGKRYKNRPGLSYHYTHTHLAEEEGEDEKESDMAPSPPFNVDNHKPQKGPDGSIIPNDYCDFCLGDQDSNRKTGQAEELVSCSDCGRSV; from the exons ATGGCGACTGTCATTCATAATCCTCTGAAATC GCTTGGTGACCAGTTCTATAAGGAGGCAATCGAACACTGCCGCAGCTACAATGCCCGCCTCTGTGCCGAACGCAGTGTGCGCATGCCCTTCCTGGACTCACAGACCGGCGTGGCGCAGAACAACTGCTACATCTGGATGGAAAAGTGCCACCGCCAGCCAG gccaAGCAGCAGGACAGATGTACACCTATCCTGCTCGTTGCTGGAGAAAGAAGAGGCGACTCCACCCTCCCCTGGATCCCCAACTCCGCCTGTGTGAGCTTCGACTGG aAGCCGAGCTGGCCCCCAAGCGCGAGGTGCCCCCAGGGGAGGCCACAGCCTTGGAGGCCCTGCTGAGGGGGGACAGCgtgctggagaaaaaaaacagcatctgtAAGGAAGAGGAAACCATGCTAGAAATACAG agAGTTCTGGAGGCGGAGGAAAATGGGGACGGTCTCCATGATGATGAAGACTTTGACCAGGACACTCCaaagagaaagaacagaaacagaagcaaA AACAGAGGATCCAGTCGCAGGAGGACAGAACCCGTTAACCTCGACGACCAGGACAAACCTTACGTCTGTGACA ataaatacaaacaaaagcataactCAAAAAAGGCTGAAGAAG TCTGTGGAAAGCGCTACAAGAACCGGCCCGGCCTGAGCTACCACTACACCCACACTCACctggcggaggaggagggtgaggacgAGAAGGAATCAGATATGGCCCCCTCTCCTCCATTCAACGTAGACAACCACAAAC CTCAGAAAGGTCCGGATGGCAGCATCATCCCCAACGACTACTGTGACTTCTGCCTGGGAGACCAGGACTCCAACAGGAAGACCGGCCAGGCCGAGGAGCTGGTGTCCTGCTCCGACTGTGGACGCTCCG TTTAA
- the dpf3 gene encoding zinc finger protein DPF3 isoform X2, translated as MATVIHNPLKSLGDQFYKEAIEHCRSYNARLCAERSVRMPFLDSQTGVAQNNCYIWMEKCHRQPGQAAGQMYTYPARCWRKKRRLHPPLDPQLRLCELRLEAELAPKREVPPGEATALEALLRGDSVLEKKNSICKEEETMLEIQRVLEAEENGDGLHDDEDFDQDTPKRKNRNRSKNRGSSRRRTEPVNLDDQDKPYVCDICGKRYKNRPGLSYHYTHTHLAEEEGEDEKESDMAPSPPFNVDNHKPQKGPDGSIIPNDYCDFCLGDQDSNRKTGQAEELVSCSDCGRSGHPTCLQFTDNMMQAVRTYQWQCIECKSCSLCGTSENDDQLLFCDDCDRGYHMYCLKPPMTKPPEGSWSCHVCLDLLKDKASAYGEA; from the exons ATGGCGACTGTCATTCATAATCCTCTGAAATC GCTTGGTGACCAGTTCTATAAGGAGGCAATCGAACACTGCCGCAGCTACAATGCCCGCCTCTGTGCCGAACGCAGTGTGCGCATGCCCTTCCTGGACTCACAGACCGGCGTGGCGCAGAACAACTGCTACATCTGGATGGAAAAGTGCCACCGCCAGCCAG gccaAGCAGCAGGACAGATGTACACCTATCCTGCTCGTTGCTGGAGAAAGAAGAGGCGACTCCACCCTCCCCTGGATCCCCAACTCCGCCTGTGTGAGCTTCGACTGG aAGCCGAGCTGGCCCCCAAGCGCGAGGTGCCCCCAGGGGAGGCCACAGCCTTGGAGGCCCTGCTGAGGGGGGACAGCgtgctggagaaaaaaaacagcatctgtAAGGAAGAGGAAACCATGCTAGAAATACAG agAGTTCTGGAGGCGGAGGAAAATGGGGACGGTCTCCATGATGATGAAGACTTTGACCAGGACACTCCaaagagaaagaacagaaacagaagcaaA AACAGAGGATCCAGTCGCAGGAGGACAGAACCCGTTAACCTCGACGACCAGGACAAACCTTACGTCTGTGACA TCTGTGGAAAGCGCTACAAGAACCGGCCCGGCCTGAGCTACCACTACACCCACACTCACctggcggaggaggagggtgaggacgAGAAGGAATCAGATATGGCCCCCTCTCCTCCATTCAACGTAGACAACCACAAAC CTCAGAAAGGTCCGGATGGCAGCATCATCCCCAACGACTACTGTGACTTCTGCCTGGGAGACCAGGACTCCAACAGGAAGACCGGCCAGGCCGAGGAGCTGGTGTCCTGCTCCGACTGTGGACGCTCCG GTCACCCCACATGTCTGCAGTTCACTGACAACATGATGCAGGCTGTGAGGACGTACCAGTGGCAGTGCATAGAGTGCAAGTCTTGCAGCCTCTGTGGCACCTCAGAGAACGAT GACCAGCTGCTGTTCTGTGATGACTGTGACAGAGGATACCACATGTACTGCCTGAAGCCTCCAATGACCAAGCCTCCAGAAG GGAGCTGGAGCTGTCATGTGTGTCTGGACTTGTTGAAAGACAAGGCCTCTGCCTACGGAGAGGCTTAA
- the leg1.1 gene encoding liver-enriched gene 1, tandem duplicate 1 isoform X1: MHGEMTSSVEKSLLLACAVSLSSCAVILENGMPILWAQTAGQVTDLPIQDAVLTPDPWHFLHRMSLNRLMIAATDPFMGSMGTNATDSPLWGLPLQLGWMLTSGRLADPTGATTCGLQTGDTMCVSTHSWWGCVNYFATVLPFLSAAQQGLMGEGFQVQMQVPAGVQDYCTTYADCVTSHPDAMSKWDAFFQGLKAATESPLPENEKKDSILGLYWDGQMASTSASAACNAKQSHYSSVEQSFSKSWQNSADYVAAAHFQSNLEKSVMFMNPLPGRILQEGDSAPNIADLSDAENHTLYVFSWMTNINNILGGSLVRMWKNAMCSVTTREKGREMLEQLLLNPRFATSTFLSIVTGMAGC; the protein is encoded by the exons ATGCACGGTGAAATGACTTCATCAGTGGAAAAAAG cctcctcctggCATGTGCGGTGTCTCTCAGCAGCTGTGCTGTGATCCTAGAGAATGGGATGCCCATCCTGTGGGCTCAAACGGCCGGCCAAGTGACTGACCTGCCGATACAGGACGCCGTTCTGACACCCGACCCCTGGCACTTCCTTCACCGCATGAGTCTTAACCGGCTGATGATTGCTGCCACAGACCCATTTATGGGATCCATGGGGACAAATGCCACAGACAGTCCACTGTGGGGACTGCCACTGCAGCTTGGATGGATGCTAACATCTG GTCGTCTCGCTGACCCCACTGGTGCTACAACCTGCGGCCTTCAAACAGGAGATACTATGTGTGTTTCTACTCATAGCTGGTGGGGAT GTGTGAACTACTTTGCCACTGTACTTCCCTTCCTGTCCGCTGCACAGCAGGGCTTAATGGGAGAAGGATTTCAG GTCCAGATGCAGGTCCCCGCAGGTGTACAGGACTATTGCACAACATATGCTGACTGTGTAACTAGCCACCCTGACGCCATGTCCAAGTGGGATGCCTTCTTCCAG ggTCTGAAGGCTGCGACTGAGTCTCCTCTCCCTGAAAATGAGAAGAAAGACTCCATCCTCGGTCTCTACTGGGACGGACAAATGGCTTCAACTTCTGCCTCTGCTGCCTGCAACGCCAA gCAGAGCCACTACTCCTCTGTAGAGCAGTCATTTTCTAAGAGCTGGCAGAACTCAGCCGACTACGTCGCTGCAGCACATTTCCAATCCAATCTGGAAAAATCTGTAATGTTCATGAACCCTCTCCCAGGTCGCATTTTACAG GAGGGCGACAGTGCACCTAACATAGCCGATCTGAGTGATGCGGAGAACCACACACTATATGTTTTCTCCTGGATGACCAACATCAACAATATACTGG GTGGGTCACTTGTGCGTATGTGGAAAAATGCCATGTGTTCAGTGACAAcaagagagaaaggcagagagatgcTGGAGCAGCTCCTTCTGAATCCCAGATTCGCCACAAGCACTTTCCTGTCCATCGTCACTGGAATGGCTGGCTGCTAA
- the leg1.1 gene encoding liver-enriched gene 1, tandem duplicate 1 isoform X2 — MPILWAQTAGQVTDLPIQDAVLTPDPWHFLHRMSLNRLMIAATDPFMGSMGTNATDSPLWGLPLQLGWMLTSGRLADPTGATTCGLQTGDTMCVSTHSWWGCVNYFATVLPFLSAAQQGLMGEGFQVQMQVPAGVQDYCTTYADCVTSHPDAMSKWDAFFQGLKAATESPLPENEKKDSILGLYWDGQMASTSASAACNAKQSHYSSVEQSFSKSWQNSADYVAAAHFQSNLEKSVMFMNPLPGRILQEGDSAPNIADLSDAENHTLYVFSWMTNINNILGGSLVRMWKNAMCSVTTREKGREMLEQLLLNPRFATSTFLSIVTGMAGC, encoded by the exons ATGCCCATCCTGTGGGCTCAAACGGCCGGCCAAGTGACTGACCTGCCGATACAGGACGCCGTTCTGACACCCGACCCCTGGCACTTCCTTCACCGCATGAGTCTTAACCGGCTGATGATTGCTGCCACAGACCCATTTATGGGATCCATGGGGACAAATGCCACAGACAGTCCACTGTGGGGACTGCCACTGCAGCTTGGATGGATGCTAACATCTG GTCGTCTCGCTGACCCCACTGGTGCTACAACCTGCGGCCTTCAAACAGGAGATACTATGTGTGTTTCTACTCATAGCTGGTGGGGAT GTGTGAACTACTTTGCCACTGTACTTCCCTTCCTGTCCGCTGCACAGCAGGGCTTAATGGGAGAAGGATTTCAG GTCCAGATGCAGGTCCCCGCAGGTGTACAGGACTATTGCACAACATATGCTGACTGTGTAACTAGCCACCCTGACGCCATGTCCAAGTGGGATGCCTTCTTCCAG ggTCTGAAGGCTGCGACTGAGTCTCCTCTCCCTGAAAATGAGAAGAAAGACTCCATCCTCGGTCTCTACTGGGACGGACAAATGGCTTCAACTTCTGCCTCTGCTGCCTGCAACGCCAA gCAGAGCCACTACTCCTCTGTAGAGCAGTCATTTTCTAAGAGCTGGCAGAACTCAGCCGACTACGTCGCTGCAGCACATTTCCAATCCAATCTGGAAAAATCTGTAATGTTCATGAACCCTCTCCCAGGTCGCATTTTACAG GAGGGCGACAGTGCACCTAACATAGCCGATCTGAGTGATGCGGAGAACCACACACTATATGTTTTCTCCTGGATGACCAACATCAACAATATACTGG GTGGGTCACTTGTGCGTATGTGGAAAAATGCCATGTGTTCAGTGACAAcaagagagaaaggcagagagatgcTGGAGCAGCTCCTTCTGAATCCCAGATTCGCCACAAGCACTTTCCTGTCCATCGTCACTGGAATGGCTGGCTGCTAA
- the dpf3 gene encoding zinc finger protein DPF3 isoform X1 has product MATVIHNPLKSLGDQFYKEAIEHCRSYNARLCAERSVRMPFLDSQTGVAQNNCYIWMEKCHRQPGQAAGQMYTYPARCWRKKRRLHPPLDPQLRLCELRLEAELAPKREVPPGEATALEALLRGDSVLEKKNSICKEEETMLEIQRVLEAEENGDGLHDDEDFDQDTPKRKNRNRSKNRGSSRRRTEPVNLDDQDKPYVCDNKYKQKHNSKKAEEVCGKRYKNRPGLSYHYTHTHLAEEEGEDEKESDMAPSPPFNVDNHKPQKGPDGSIIPNDYCDFCLGDQDSNRKTGQAEELVSCSDCGRSGHPTCLQFTDNMMQAVRTYQWQCIECKSCSLCGTSENDDQLLFCDDCDRGYHMYCLKPPMTKPPEGSWSCHVCLDLLKDKASAYGEA; this is encoded by the exons ATGGCGACTGTCATTCATAATCCTCTGAAATC GCTTGGTGACCAGTTCTATAAGGAGGCAATCGAACACTGCCGCAGCTACAATGCCCGCCTCTGTGCCGAACGCAGTGTGCGCATGCCCTTCCTGGACTCACAGACCGGCGTGGCGCAGAACAACTGCTACATCTGGATGGAAAAGTGCCACCGCCAGCCAG gccaAGCAGCAGGACAGATGTACACCTATCCTGCTCGTTGCTGGAGAAAGAAGAGGCGACTCCACCCTCCCCTGGATCCCCAACTCCGCCTGTGTGAGCTTCGACTGG aAGCCGAGCTGGCCCCCAAGCGCGAGGTGCCCCCAGGGGAGGCCACAGCCTTGGAGGCCCTGCTGAGGGGGGACAGCgtgctggagaaaaaaaacagcatctgtAAGGAAGAGGAAACCATGCTAGAAATACAG agAGTTCTGGAGGCGGAGGAAAATGGGGACGGTCTCCATGATGATGAAGACTTTGACCAGGACACTCCaaagagaaagaacagaaacagaagcaaA AACAGAGGATCCAGTCGCAGGAGGACAGAACCCGTTAACCTCGACGACCAGGACAAACCTTACGTCTGTGACA ataaatacaaacaaaagcataactCAAAAAAGGCTGAAGAAG TCTGTGGAAAGCGCTACAAGAACCGGCCCGGCCTGAGCTACCACTACACCCACACTCACctggcggaggaggagggtgaggacgAGAAGGAATCAGATATGGCCCCCTCTCCTCCATTCAACGTAGACAACCACAAAC CTCAGAAAGGTCCGGATGGCAGCATCATCCCCAACGACTACTGTGACTTCTGCCTGGGAGACCAGGACTCCAACAGGAAGACCGGCCAGGCCGAGGAGCTGGTGTCCTGCTCCGACTGTGGACGCTCCG GTCACCCCACATGTCTGCAGTTCACTGACAACATGATGCAGGCTGTGAGGACGTACCAGTGGCAGTGCATAGAGTGCAAGTCTTGCAGCCTCTGTGGCACCTCAGAGAACGAT GACCAGCTGCTGTTCTGTGATGACTGTGACAGAGGATACCACATGTACTGCCTGAAGCCTCCAATGACCAAGCCTCCAGAAG GGAGCTGGAGCTGTCATGTGTGTCTGGACTTGTTGAAAGACAAGGCCTCTGCCTACGGAGAGGCTTAA